From a region of the Daphnia magna isolate NIES linkage group LG1, ASM2063170v1.1, whole genome shotgun sequence genome:
- the LOC116926871 gene encoding protein AF-9-like — protein MAKSKRSKRSRKSISDSSSDSSSDSDSSSSSSTSSSSSSDFLDTKPKKFVFKKRSSGRLAKWVVKGIPEKQVKAAREAFKPSVEKLDKRYDASNLFTNPRLDETLYAALKSVKNSSAAVANIDPQEKVYRRQTDLILDMAKPLFFLVNKSKFKKKSSDALALKSLTMLWCHLFKDISTARRLNILSQVHPNHVGLLSRSAETLPIGGEDLFGDAFIRELLAQVQTAALVNISVAPSAASTPVKPRPQPPAGPSNPNFSQRYHDNNRNFSGNNRYRKRNYSKTNGVSNNNPANASF, from the coding sequence ATGGCTAAATCTAAGAGATCTAAACGATCCCGTAAATCGATTTCAGATTCAAGCTCGGACTCAAgctcagactctgactcttcTAGTTCTTCCAGTACCTCTAGTTCTAGCTCCTCGGACTTTCTTGACACCAAGCCCAAAAAGTTCGTTTTCAAAAAACGTAGTTCTGGCCGTCTCGCTAAGTGGGTTGTAAAGGGAATCCCCGAGAAACAAGTGAAAGCGGCTAGAGAAGCATTTAAGCCTTCGGTCGAGAAGCTGGACAAGAGATACGACGCTTCCAACCTTTTTACCAACCCTAGATTGGACGAGACACTTTACGCGGCCCTCAAATCGGTCAAAAATTCCTCGGCCGCCGTCGCTAATATCGACCCGCAGGAAAAAGTGTATAGAAGGCAGACTGACTTGATTTTAGACATGGCCAAACcactcttttttcttgttaacaaGAGTAAATTCAAGAAGAAATCTTCCGACGCTTTGGCCCTAAAATCACTGACGATGTTATGGTGTCATCTCTTCAAAGATATCTCCACCGCCCGACGGCTCAACATCTTGTCGCAGGTTCACCCTAACCACGTCGGCCTTCTTTCTCGCTCTGCTGAGACGCTCCCTATTGGCGGTGAAGATCTCTTTGGCGACGCTTTCATCAGGGAACTTTTGGCCCAAGTTCAGACTGCTGCACTGGTCAACATCTCCGTCGCCCCTTCTGCTGCATCCACTCCTGTCAAACCCAGGCCCCAGCCACCAGCAGGTCCCAGCAATCCTAATTTTTCTCAACGGTATCACGACAACAACCG